One segment of Oscillospiraceae bacterium MB08-C2-2 DNA contains the following:
- a CDS encoding AEC family transporter: MHIWLQAAIYLVTIALGYLLKKLGVFQKENRDVFANAVFYLTLPALIVSSFDQVQITLWFMVALGAGLFCNLFCLLMAAVFSRKKKPEIRGIYLINTPGYNVGNITIPFLQSFYPAGIPYLCMFDAGDSIFTLGTTYSIAKTLLNKKDLSIGRRLLDIFRSLLGSIPFVAYLAMTVLSIVGLSLPSPVIELAGFIGKANAPLVMLMLGISFELHINKEELVDILSILGLRVGCSVLLFAAIVWLLPGPPIMKQVLSVSVFSAIPNACLIYSNKFNAATSVASTLNPLSILLSILLMSLAMSLV, encoded by the coding sequence GTGCATATATGGCTTCAGGCGGCCATTTATCTTGTAACGATAGCCTTGGGCTACCTGCTGAAAAAATTGGGGGTTTTCCAAAAGGAAAACCGGGATGTTTTTGCAAACGCTGTTTTTTATCTAACCTTACCGGCTTTAATTGTCAGCAGTTTTGATCAAGTTCAGATTACACTTTGGTTTATGGTGGCCTTGGGAGCCGGATTGTTTTGCAATCTGTTCTGCCTCCTTATGGCGGCTGTGTTTTCCCGGAAGAAAAAGCCTGAAATAAGGGGCATCTATTTGATCAACACACCGGGATACAATGTGGGTAATATCACTATCCCTTTTTTACAGTCTTTTTATCCTGCCGGCATTCCGTATCTCTGCATGTTTGATGCCGGGGATTCTATTTTTACGCTGGGAACCACCTATTCGATAGCCAAAACCCTATTGAATAAGAAGGATCTTTCAATAGGGCGGCGGCTTCTGGATATTTTTAGATCGCTGCTGGGGTCTATTCCTTTTGTAGCGTATTTGGCCATGACTGTTTTATCGATTGTGGGCCTTTCGCTTCCTTCTCCTGTTATTGAATTGGCGGGGTTTATCGGCAAAGCCAATGCCCCTTTGGTGATGCTGATGCTGGGGATTTCCTTTGAGCTGCACATCAACAAGGAGGAACTTGTTGATATTCTCTCTATATTGGGCCTGCGGGTTGGGTGCAGTGTTTTGTTGTTTGCAGCTATTGTTTGGCTCCTGCCCGGGCCCCCGATTATGAAGCAGGTGCTGTCTGTTTCGGTATTTTCGGCCATACCGAACGCCTGCCTTATTTATTCGAATAAATTCAATGCAGCAACCTCAGTTGCCAGCACGTTAAACCCTCTTTCCATCTTACTTTCTATTCTTCTGATGTCGCTGGCTATGTCGCTGGTATAG
- a CDS encoding ammonium transporter has protein sequence MEEIYEAVNSTVFSVWFLIGAVLVFFMQGGFAMVETGFTRAKNAGNIIMKNLMDFCIGTVVFLFLGYSLMMSENYLFGLIGIPNLQIFTNFSEFNFSSFVFNLVFCATAATIVSGAMAERTKFSAYCIYSGIISLVVYPIEAGWVWNPQGWLANLGYIDFAGSSVIHMVGGLTSLIGAIIVGPRIGKYTTDPQTGKKISHAIPGHSITLGALGVFILWFCWYGFNGAAATNLEQLGSILLTTTLAPAVATCVAMVFTWIKNGKPDVSMSLNGSLAGLVAITAGCSVVDAFGSIVIGAVAGILIVAAVEFIDMKLHVDDPVGAIAVHGANGIWGTIAVGLFATDKAPLASTNGLFYGGGFGQLGIQLLGITSILLWTAITMTIIFLMIKKFHGLRVCAEDEIQGLDLPEHGLVSSYADFMIAVPIPEMGTLPAVKPAVSVPAEVAIPVRDVSSGTAKLTKITIITNQNRFATLQNHLDTLGITGITVTNVLGYGMQKGYQQVYRGVPIEAKLLPKVKVDIIISKIPVELLIKTVKDALYTGNVGDGKIFVYDVENVVKVRTGEEGYAALQDED, from the coding sequence ATGGAAGAGATCTATGAAGCTGTAAACAGTACCGTGTTTTCCGTATGGTTTCTGATTGGAGCAGTGCTTGTGTTCTTTATGCAAGGCGGCTTTGCAATGGTAGAAACCGGATTTACCCGAGCAAAAAATGCCGGTAATATCATTATGAAGAACTTGATGGATTTCTGTATCGGAACTGTCGTCTTTTTATTTTTGGGCTACAGCCTGATGATGTCAGAAAACTATCTTTTCGGCCTCATTGGCATTCCGAACTTGCAGATCTTCACCAACTTCTCAGAGTTCAATTTCTCCAGCTTTGTATTCAATCTCGTATTCTGTGCAACGGCCGCAACCATTGTTTCCGGAGCTATGGCAGAGCGAACCAAATTTTCCGCCTATTGTATATACAGTGGAATCATCAGCTTGGTTGTTTATCCCATTGAAGCAGGCTGGGTGTGGAATCCCCAGGGGTGGCTGGCCAATTTAGGCTACATAGATTTTGCCGGTTCCTCTGTTATCCACATGGTGGGCGGTCTTACCTCTCTGATTGGTGCTATAATTGTAGGCCCCCGTATTGGAAAATACACCACTGATCCCCAGACCGGCAAAAAAATATCCCACGCTATTCCCGGTCACTCGATCACATTGGGTGCCTTGGGTGTGTTTATCTTATGGTTCTGCTGGTATGGATTTAATGGTGCAGCGGCTACGAATCTGGAGCAGCTTGGCTCAATTCTGCTCACCACTACTCTCGCGCCTGCCGTTGCCACCTGTGTTGCCATGGTCTTTACATGGATCAAAAATGGCAAACCCGATGTCTCCATGTCGCTGAACGGCTCCTTGGCCGGTCTTGTTGCAATCACAGCGGGGTGTTCTGTAGTGGATGCCTTCGGCTCTATTGTTATCGGCGCTGTTGCCGGTATTCTAATTGTGGCGGCTGTTGAATTTATCGACATGAAGCTGCATGTTGACGATCCTGTTGGCGCTATCGCCGTTCATGGTGCCAACGGCATATGGGGTACCATTGCAGTTGGTTTATTTGCAACGGATAAGGCACCCCTCGCTTCTACCAACGGGCTGTTCTACGGCGGTGGCTTCGGCCAGTTGGGTATTCAGCTGCTTGGAATTACATCCATCCTCCTTTGGACAGCTATAACCATGACCATCATTTTTTTGATGATCAAAAAATTTCATGGTCTGCGTGTCTGTGCAGAAGACGAAATTCAAGGCCTCGACCTGCCTGAGCACGGCTTGGTAAGCAGCTATGCCGACTTTATGATCGCCGTTCCTATTCCCGAAATGGGCACATTGCCCGCTGTAAAGCCCGCTGTTTCTGTTCCCGCCGAGGTTGCCATTCCGGTTAGGGATGTTTCCAGCGGAACCGCCAAGCTGACCAAAATAACGATCATCACCAACCAAAACCGATTTGCCACTTTGCAGAATCATCTGGATACTCTCGGAATTACCGGTATCACAGTAACCAATGTTTTGGGGTATGGTATGCAGAAGGGTTATCAACAGGTTTATCGCGGTGTTCCCATTGAGGCAAAGCTTTTGCCCAAAGTAAAAGTTGATATTATTATAAGCAAAATTCCTGTTGAGCTGTTGATCAAAACAGTTAAGGATGCTCTTTATACAGGCAACGTGGGTGACGGCAAGATCTTTGTCTACGATGTGGAAAATGTCGTGAAGGTCAGAACCGGCGAAGAAGGCTACGCCGCCCTGCAGGACGAAGATTAA
- a CDS encoding MFS transporter: MINWKRKFLFLGVGQAASILTSSIMQMALVWYLTQRTGSAAVITMSTLSGYLPRAILGMFTGAFIDRYDRRKIMVLSDSVIALAAVLLAGVALLTEIPIWLIFLILCIRSVGAAFHSPSLNAIIPSIVPKEELARYAGFLQGFESVSMILSPALAAFLFSIWELSAIVLLDVLGAAVAVAIVLLLRLPKSNASHSTEKVHIWRDTKEGLAVLRREKGMIAILVISSLYAFIYFPIGSLYPLITMTYFGGSVADSSVVEMVFAGGTLAGALLLGWIGKKIHKVAAIAASIGIYGLGATFSGLLSPSSLPFFILISGVMGITIPFFYGLRTAIFQSRIPNEYLGRVLSLVYSVSLFATPVGLLMGGGFSELAGVQNCFLICGILALCLALVMFFTPSIRNSCNDPQEPTA, from the coding sequence ATGATAAATTGGAAACGTAAATTTCTCTTTCTGGGAGTGGGTCAGGCTGCTTCAATTCTCACCAGCTCCATCATGCAGATGGCTTTGGTGTGGTATCTCACGCAGCGAACAGGCTCAGCCGCCGTGATCACCATGTCTACTCTCTCCGGTTATCTGCCCCGAGCCATTCTGGGTATGTTCACCGGCGCCTTCATCGACCGATACGACCGCAGAAAGATTATGGTGCTTTCGGATTCGGTTATCGCTTTGGCTGCTGTTTTGCTGGCCGGGGTGGCGCTGTTGACTGAAATCCCCATATGGCTGATTTTCCTGATTTTATGTATCCGCTCTGTGGGGGCGGCTTTTCACTCGCCCTCGCTCAATGCTATTATCCCCTCCATTGTTCCCAAAGAGGAGCTGGCACGGTATGCCGGCTTCCTGCAAGGCTTCGAATCGGTCTCTATGATACTCAGCCCGGCCCTGGCCGCCTTTTTGTTCAGCATATGGGAGCTAAGCGCCATTGTGCTTTTGGATGTTCTGGGTGCCGCCGTTGCTGTTGCCATCGTATTGCTGCTTCGCCTCCCCAAAAGCAATGCCTCCCATTCAACGGAAAAAGTGCATATCTGGCGGGATACCAAAGAAGGCTTGGCAGTGCTGCGCCGGGAAAAGGGTATGATTGCTATACTGGTAATCAGTTCGCTGTATGCCTTTATCTACTTCCCCATTGGCTCTCTGTATCCGCTGATCACCATGACCTATTTTGGCGGCAGTGTGGCCGATTCCAGCGTTGTGGAGATGGTATTTGCCGGAGGCACTCTGGCGGGCGCCCTATTGCTTGGGTGGATCGGCAAGAAAATCCACAAAGTAGCCGCTATCGCTGCTTCCATCGGAATTTATGGGTTGGGCGCAACCTTTTCCGGCCTACTCTCCCCAAGCAGCCTGCCCTTTTTTATTCTCATATCCGGGGTTATGGGCATCACCATCCCCTTTTTCTATGGGCTGCGAACCGCCATTTTTCAGAGCCGCATCCCCAACGAATATCTGGGCAGAGTTCTGTCGCTGGTCTATAGTGTCAGCCTTTTCGCCACACCGGTTGGCCTGCTGATGGGAGGCGGTTTTTCCGAGCTGGCCGGTGTGCAGAATTGCTTCTTGATTTGCGGAATACTGGCACTTTGCTTGGCCTTGGTCATGTTTTTTACACCCTCTATCCGCAATAGCTGCAACGACCCGCAGGAGCCGACTGCGTGA
- a CDS encoding HAMP domain-containing sensor histidine kinase, translated as MIKRLQIKFIGIMMGVLLLVFTVLVATLNIFMYVRNAEQADQLLQMVVEQDGVEFLVPPSRAEGEKPPEPKKPPHSDFQSMRTARLFFVKLDEQGQVLQVQHDMMFGFTKEEAVTYSEAVLETGKVQGSYGNYRYLVEEKDYGKIVVFVENSRELKILDELIYISLIVTAITCVLLFGFSLLLSGWVVRPVKATFAKQRQFVSDASHELKTPLTIISASVDVLENEIGANIRLQQIRDQADRMNRLVHDLLALARADEGANQLVVSEFDLSRAVLSTLLAFESRAFEDGKHFDYDVPEGLRYTGGEPQIKQLVAILVDNAIKHSGKEDQIKVTLRRENEKNVLEVYNTGAGISEQEKERIFERFYRSDASRSIQTGGYGLGLAIAKSLVELHKGKIAVAGKEGTWIRFTVTF; from the coding sequence ATGATCAAACGGCTGCAGATCAAATTTATCGGCATTATGATGGGGGTTCTGCTGCTGGTTTTTACCGTGCTGGTGGCAACTCTGAATATTTTTATGTATGTCCGCAATGCAGAGCAGGCCGATCAGCTCCTGCAAATGGTGGTGGAGCAGGATGGTGTGGAGTTTTTAGTGCCTCCCAGCCGTGCAGAAGGGGAAAAGCCCCCCGAGCCCAAAAAACCGCCTCACTCGGATTTCCAGTCTATGCGCACAGCCCGTCTGTTTTTTGTTAAGCTGGATGAGCAGGGTCAGGTTTTGCAGGTGCAGCATGACATGATGTTCGGCTTTACCAAAGAAGAAGCGGTGACCTATTCGGAGGCGGTTCTGGAGACGGGAAAGGTTCAGGGCTCCTATGGCAATTACCGGTATCTTGTAGAGGAGAAGGACTACGGCAAAATTGTCGTATTTGTGGAAAACAGCCGGGAGCTCAAAATACTGGATGAGCTGATTTATATTTCGCTGATTGTCACGGCCATTACCTGTGTGCTGTTGTTTGGTTTTTCCCTGCTTTTATCCGGGTGGGTGGTCAGGCCGGTGAAGGCAACCTTTGCCAAGCAGCGCCAGTTTGTTTCGGATGCCAGCCATGAACTGAAAACACCGCTGACCATTATTTCAGCCAGTGTGGATGTGCTGGAAAATGAAATCGGTGCAAACATTCGCTTACAGCAAATCCGAGATCAGGCCGACCGGATGAACCGGCTGGTTCACGACCTGCTTGCACTGGCCAGAGCGGATGAAGGAGCCAACCAATTGGTGGTATCCGAGTTTGATTTAAGCCGTGCGGTTTTGAGCACCCTTTTGGCATTTGAAAGCAGGGCCTTTGAAGATGGGAAACACTTTGACTATGATGTGCCGGAGGGGCTGCGGTATACGGGTGGAGAGCCTCAGATTAAGCAGCTTGTGGCCATTTTGGTGGATAACGCCATCAAGCATTCGGGAAAAGAAGATCAAATAAAGGTTACTCTGCGGCGGGAAAACGAGAAAAATGTGCTGGAAGTATACAACACCGGTGCCGGGATTTCCGAGCAGGAAAAAGAGCGGATATTTGAACGGTTTTACCGCAGTGATGCATCCCGCTCCATTCAGACCGGGGGTTATGGACTTGGATTAGCCATTGCAAAATCCTTGGTGGAGCTTCACAAAGGCAAAATTGCCGTGGCAGGGAAGGAAGGCACATGGATACGCTTTACCGTGACTTTTTAG
- a CDS encoding response regulator transcription factor: MNVLIIEDEPQLSDVLVALMKQNKYAVDAVCDGLSGEEYAMTGIYDVIVLDIMLPKKNGLEVLRSLREKNNSTPVLLLTAKSEVEDKITGLDIGADDYLTKPFVSGELLARLRAISRRKGDFTGDELACGGTQLGKRSYELSYKGSSVKLGQKEYQIMEMLMQNHRQIIPKERFVEKIWGYESDAEYNAIEVYISFIRKKLAVIGSPLQIKAVRGVGYTMEEAE, encoded by the coding sequence ATGAATGTATTAATCATAGAGGATGAGCCTCAGCTTTCCGATGTGCTGGTTGCTCTAATGAAGCAGAATAAATATGCGGTGGATGCCGTTTGCGATGGTCTTTCCGGCGAGGAATACGCCATGACCGGTATCTACGATGTCATTGTATTGGATATCATGCTCCCCAAAAAGAACGGCCTTGAGGTTCTGCGCTCATTGCGGGAAAAAAACAACTCCACCCCGGTGCTGCTTCTCACAGCAAAATCCGAGGTGGAAGATAAAATAACGGGTCTGGATATCGGGGCGGATGATTACCTCACTAAGCCTTTTGTTTCCGGTGAGCTGTTGGCTCGCCTGCGGGCCATTTCCCGCCGGAAGGGAGACTTCACCGGTGATGAACTGGCCTGCGGAGGAACCCAGCTGGGCAAGCGCAGCTACGAGCTGAGCTATAAGGGAAGCTCGGTGAAGTTGGGGCAGAAGGAATATCAGATTATGGAAATGCTCATGCAGAATCACCGGCAGATTATCCCCAAGGAACGGTTTGTTGAAAAAATATGGGGCTATGAGAGCGATGCGGAATACAACGCCATTGAGGTGTATATTTCCTTTATCCGCAAGAAGCTGGCTGTAATTGGTTCACCCCTACAAATTAAAGCAGTGCGCGGCGTGGGTTATACCATGGAGGAAGCAGAATGA
- a CDS encoding polyphosphate polymerase domain-containing protein, whose protein sequence is MKARHEFKHSLNYMDYIILRNKLRAILPHDDNVDANGEYKIRSLYFDTPGDKALLEKLNGFNRREKFRLRRYNDDTQFVRLEKKSKISGLCYKQSASLSREEVKLLLQGQWDWMIQQERPLVAELYSKMNGQLLQPKTIVDYVREPFIYPAGNVRITFDRDIRTGLQSKAFLDNDLPTVPAGNEIVLLEVKYDEFIPGFIADLLQLGNRKASACSKYALCRIYG, encoded by the coding sequence ATGAAAGCAAGACACGAATTCAAGCACAGTCTCAATTATATGGATTACATCATTCTGCGTAACAAGCTCCGGGCTATTCTCCCCCACGATGACAATGTGGATGCAAACGGAGAATATAAAATCCGCAGCCTCTATTTTGATACACCCGGGGATAAGGCGCTGCTGGAAAAACTGAACGGCTTTAACCGCAGAGAAAAGTTCCGCCTGCGCCGCTATAACGATGATACGCAGTTTGTTCGGCTGGAAAAGAAAAGCAAAATCAGCGGCCTTTGCTACAAGCAGTCTGCCAGCCTTTCCCGAGAGGAGGTCAAACTGCTCCTTCAGGGGCAGTGGGATTGGATGATTCAGCAGGAGCGGCCCCTTGTAGCTGAGCTTTACAGCAAAATGAATGGCCAGCTTTTACAGCCCAAAACCATTGTGGATTATGTGCGGGAGCCTTTTATTTATCCGGCCGGTAATGTCCGCATTACCTTTGACCGGGATATCCGCACCGGGCTGCAATCCAAAGCCTTTTTAGACAACGATCTGCCCACCGTTCCGGCAGGGAATGAAATTGTTCTGCTGGAGGTCAAATACGATGAGTTCATTCCGGGCTTTATAGCGGATTTGCTGCAATTGGGCAACCGAAAAGCCTCTGCCTGCTCCAAATACGCCCTATGCCGGATTTACGGCTAA
- a CDS encoding DUF4956 domain-containing protein: MTFSDIFKSSFLENVTSVSILDMVLSLGLAFGLGVFIFLIYKKTFKGVMYSASFGVSLIALSMVTTLVILAVTSNVVLSLGMVGALSIVRFRTAIKEPLDIVFLFWSIAAGIVLAAGMIPLAVFGSLLIGITLLVFVNRNSMDTPYIVVLSCSDAESEKTVTEQLKSFVKKSVIKSKTVNQRGIELNYEIRLKSEDTAFVNSLCQLPGVQNVVLVSYNGEYMG, translated from the coding sequence ATGACATTCAGCGATATTTTTAAATCAAGCTTTCTTGAAAATGTTACCAGCGTTTCCATTCTTGATATGGTGTTATCCCTCGGCCTCGCCTTTGGTCTGGGTGTGTTCATTTTTCTGATCTACAAGAAAACCTTTAAGGGTGTGATGTATTCCGCCAGCTTTGGCGTTTCTCTCATTGCTCTGAGCATGGTCACCACTCTGGTGATTCTGGCTGTCACCAGCAACGTTGTGCTTTCTCTTGGTATGGTGGGTGCCCTTTCTATCGTTCGTTTCCGCACGGCCATCAAGGAGCCGCTGGATATTGTATTCCTGTTCTGGTCCATTGCAGCCGGTATTGTGCTGGCCGCCGGTATGATCCCCTTGGCCGTATTCGGCAGTCTCTTAATCGGCATTACTCTGCTGGTATTTGTAAACCGCAATTCCATGGATACCCCCTATATTGTTGTGCTTTCCTGCTCGGACGCAGAGAGTGAAAAGACGGTGACGGAACAGCTTAAGAGCTTTGTAAAAAAGAGTGTGATCAAAAGCAAAACCGTTAATCAAAGGGGAATTGAACTCAACTATGAAATTCGCCTTAAATCGGAAGATACCGCTTTTGTCAATTCACTGTGCCAGCTGCCCGGCGTACAAAATGTGGTGCTGGTCAGCTATAACGGTGAATATATGGGATAG
- a CDS encoding CotH kinase family protein, with protein sequence MLRHKYTTPLCIGIVVIMLLATVLFVFGESFGLSVVQTEMPYVESLFATDRVHTLDIVVDEESWQEMLDNAADKEYIPANIVLDGKSVKNIGLRTKGNSSLSSIVSSDSDRYSFKIEFDHYQTGQTYYGLDKLALNNIVQDNTYLKDYISYQMMNEFDADSPLCSFIYITVNGEDWGLYLAVEGIEEAYASRNYGSDYGQIYKPDSMNMMGGGGGNRNNDENGEMPQRNPQQQNTEETVTAPAQISAENQTDTAASANRQNGPGGGRQGGGPGGGGMGGGMGRGSTDVALVYSDDEYESYSNIFDNAAFDITNTDKDRLISTLKQLSEGEDLEEIVNIQEVLRYFVVHNFVLNFDSYTGSMMHNYYLYEKDGMLSMIAWDYNLAFGAFSGGGGNSQSGTDSTTALINYPIDTPVSGTTLEDRPLLGKLLENETYLNLYHQLFGEFISSYFESGEFEQMIDSTISLIAPYVEKDPTAFCTYEEFTEASAMLKSFCLLRAESVQGQLDGSIPSTSEGQAADSRSLIDASAIDIKSMGSNGGGQNARSNDQSANAQEGETTFTPGDLEGSEQPNQAAFAPGGLQDGYSSQDQASAEKPMEDTSQDAAPTEENQASARGAPPNGGGQNGGQGGGPPGNAPQGFGGQQKAASGFNTQHLYYLLAALLLLTMGIVLANRFRVHR encoded by the coding sequence ATGTTAAGGCACAAATACACGACTCCCCTGTGTATCGGCATTGTGGTGATCATGCTGCTGGCAACGGTTCTGTTTGTATTCGGTGAATCCTTTGGGCTATCGGTGGTGCAGACAGAAATGCCCTATGTGGAGTCTCTGTTTGCTACCGACCGTGTCCATACGCTGGATATTGTGGTGGACGAAGAAAGCTGGCAGGAAATGCTGGACAATGCGGCGGATAAGGAATACATTCCCGCCAACATCGTGCTGGATGGTAAATCGGTCAAGAACATCGGCCTGCGCACCAAGGGGAATTCCTCCCTTTCCAGCATTGTAAGCTCAGATTCCGACCGTTACAGCTTTAAAATCGAATTTGACCATTACCAGACGGGCCAGACCTATTACGGTCTTGATAAGCTGGCACTGAACAACATCGTGCAGGATAACACTTACCTAAAAGATTATATCAGCTATCAAATGATGAACGAGTTTGATGCGGATTCCCCACTATGTAGTTTCATTTACATCACAGTCAACGGCGAGGATTGGGGCTTATATCTGGCGGTGGAAGGCATTGAGGAAGCCTATGCCAGCCGAAACTACGGCTCGGATTATGGCCAGATTTATAAGCCCGACAGTATGAATATGATGGGCGGCGGGGGCGGAAATAGAAACAATGATGAAAATGGCGAAATGCCTCAGAGAAACCCGCAGCAGCAAAATACAGAAGAAACCGTCACAGCCCCTGCCCAAATTTCAGCCGAGAACCAGACTGACACTGCTGCTTCTGCGAACCGCCAGAACGGGCCGGGAGGCGGAAGACAGGGCGGTGGACCCGGCGGCGGTGGTATGGGGGGCGGCATGGGCCGAGGCAGCACCGACGTGGCTTTGGTTTATTCCGATGACGAATATGAAAGCTACTCCAACATTTTTGACAATGCCGCCTTTGACATAACCAACACCGACAAGGACCGGCTTATCTCCACTCTAAAGCAGCTTTCAGAGGGAGAAGACCTTGAGGAAATCGTTAACATCCAAGAGGTTCTCCGCTATTTTGTGGTGCATAACTTTGTGCTGAATTTTGACAGCTACACCGGCAGTATGATGCACAACTACTATCTCTACGAAAAAGATGGCATGCTTTCGATGATCGCATGGGACTATAACCTTGCCTTTGGGGCTTTTTCAGGCGGCGGTGGTAATTCCCAAAGTGGAACCGATTCCACCACAGCCCTTATCAATTATCCTATTGATACACCGGTTTCCGGCACCACCTTGGAAGACCGCCCTCTTTTGGGCAAGCTGCTGGAAAATGAAACCTACCTGAATCTCTATCACCAGCTTTTCGGCGAATTTATCTCCAGTTATTTTGAGAGCGGCGAGTTTGAGCAAATGATCGACAGCACCATTTCGCTGATTGCCCCCTATGTGGAAAAAGACCCCACTGCCTTCTGCACCTATGAGGAGTTTACCGAAGCCTCTGCCATGCTCAAGAGCTTCTGTCTGCTTCGTGCCGAAAGTGTCCAAGGCCAGCTTGATGGCAGCATTCCCTCTACCAGCGAAGGTCAAGCCGCAGACAGCAGAAGCCTCATTGATGCTTCTGCTATCGACATCAAAAGTATGGGCTCCAATGGTGGAGGCCAGAATGCCCGCTCCAATGACCAATCCGCCAATGCACAGGAGGGTGAAACCACTTTCACCCCCGGTGACCTAGAAGGCAGCGAACAACCTAATCAAGCGGCCTTTGCTCCCGGCGGCCTACAAGATGGTTACTCTTCCCAAGATCAAGCCTCCGCAGAAAAGCCTATGGAGGATACCTCACAGGATGCTGCACCCACAGAGGAAAATCAGGCATCCGCGCGAGGCGCTCCTCCCAATGGTGGGGGGCAGAACGGCGGGCAAGGCGGAGGCCCACCCGGTAATGCACCACAAGGCTTTGGAGGACAGCAGAAAGCCGCCTCCGGGTTTAATACCCAGCATCTCTATTATTTGCTGGCTGCTCTGCTTCTTTTGACGATGGGCATTGTTCTTGCTAATCGGTTCCGGGTTCATCGGTAA
- a CDS encoding DUF6774 domain-containing protein, with product MSQLKCVSGERLAYLATTFAVAIAQDLDMDDVNILSSFFSAIGDSLGIIASQRSACADTCQPK from the coding sequence GTGTCTCAACTCAAATGCGTTTCCGGCGAGAGGCTTGCCTATCTTGCCACAACCTTCGCTGTAGCCATTGCGCAGGATCTTGATATGGATGATGTCAACATATTGAGCAGTTTTTTTAGTGCAATAGGAGATAGCCTTGGTATTATCGCATCCCAGAGATCGGCTTGTGCGGATACCTGCCAACCCAAGTAA